From a single Thermoleophilaceae bacterium genomic region:
- the recA gene encoding recombinase RecA: MDTDKDQEKAAKARDSALNSALTQIERQFGKGSIMRMGDEEAAVKVSAIPSGALSLDLALGVGGFPRGRIVEIFGPESSGKTTLIYHVLAQAQKQGGICAFVDAEHAMDPAYAKRIGVDVDELLVSQPDHGEQALEIADLLIRSGAIDVVAIDSVAALTPKAELEGAMGDQTVGLQARMMSQAMRKLAGNLNRTGTLCMFTNQIREKVGVMFGSPETQPGGRALKFYSSQRLDIRRIETLKEGVEAVGNRVRVKVVKNKVAAPFRQAEFDIEYGMGISAEGCLLDLGLEHDIVQKSGSFFSYGDTRLGQGRNNAKAFLRENPEMAKEIETKIYDAVGITPAHPGANVAELDPNASKEAAEEAVAAAAEAA, encoded by the coding sequence ATGGATACGGACAAGGATCAGGAAAAGGCGGCGAAGGCCCGCGATTCGGCGCTGAACAGCGCACTCACTCAGATCGAGCGCCAGTTCGGCAAGGGCTCGATCATGCGCATGGGCGACGAGGAGGCGGCCGTCAAGGTGTCCGCCATTCCGTCCGGGGCCCTGTCGCTCGACCTCGCGCTGGGCGTGGGAGGCTTCCCGCGCGGGCGCATCGTGGAGATCTTCGGCCCGGAGTCATCGGGCAAGACCACGCTCATCTACCACGTGCTGGCGCAGGCCCAGAAGCAGGGCGGCATCTGCGCGTTCGTGGACGCAGAGCACGCGATGGATCCGGCTTACGCCAAGCGGATCGGCGTGGATGTGGACGAGCTGCTCGTCTCGCAGCCGGACCACGGTGAGCAGGCGCTCGAGATCGCCGACCTCCTGATCCGCTCAGGCGCGATCGACGTCGTGGCGATCGACTCGGTGGCGGCCCTCACGCCGAAGGCCGAGCTCGAGGGCGCGATGGGCGACCAGACGGTGGGCCTCCAGGCGCGCATGATGAGCCAGGCGATGCGCAAGCTGGCCGGCAACCTCAACCGCACCGGCACGCTCTGCATGTTCACCAACCAGATCCGCGAGAAGGTCGGCGTGATGTTCGGCTCGCCGGAGACGCAGCCGGGCGGTCGCGCGCTCAAGTTCTACTCGTCGCAGCGGCTCGACATCCGCCGCATCGAGACGCTCAAGGAGGGCGTCGAGGCGGTCGGCAACCGCGTGCGGGTGAAGGTCGTGAAGAACAAGGTGGCGGCGCCGTTCCGCCAGGCCGAGTTCGACATCGAATACGGCATGGGCATCTCCGCGGAGGGCTGCCTGCTCGACCTCGGGCTCGAGCACGACATCGTGCAGAAGTCCGGCTCGTTCTTCTCGTACGGCGACACCCGTCTCGGCCAGGGCCGCAACAACGCCAAGGCCTTCCTGCGCGAGAACCCCGAGATGGCGAAGGAGATCGAGACGAAGATCTACGACGCCGTGGGGATCACGCCGGCGCACCCCGGCGCAAACGTCGCGGAGCTCGATCCGAACGCGTCGAAGGAAGCAGCAGAGGAAGCGGTAGCAGCCGCCGCCGAGGCGGCCTAG
- a CDS encoding NAD(P)H-dependent oxidoreductase, producing the protein MTRVLLICGSLRAESTNAAALRTVAALAQDGTDTVLYEGMAALPHFNPDDDVEGATPHPGVADLRRQIAEADAILFCTPEYAGALPGALKNLLEWTIGDGGTYGKPVAWINVSGPAAPTGGADAHDSLRKVLTYSGASIVESACVRVPLVRQAIGVNGLVSDAGAREHLAGALARLAASAPAAASPPR; encoded by the coding sequence GTGACACGGGTCCTCCTCATCTGCGGCAGCCTGCGCGCGGAATCCACGAACGCCGCGGCTCTGCGCACGGTCGCGGCGCTCGCGCAGGACGGAACGGACACCGTGCTCTACGAAGGGATGGCAGCGCTACCGCACTTCAACCCGGACGATGACGTGGAGGGCGCCACGCCTCACCCCGGCGTGGCGGATCTGCGCCGGCAGATCGCCGAAGCCGACGCGATCCTGTTCTGCACTCCCGAGTACGCCGGCGCGCTGCCGGGCGCCCTGAAGAATCTGCTCGAGTGGACCATCGGCGACGGCGGCACGTACGGGAAGCCGGTGGCCTGGATCAACGTGTCGGGTCCAGCAGCCCCCACCGGCGGCGCGGACGCGCACGACTCGCTGCGCAAGGTGCTCACCTACTCCGGCGCGAGCATCGTGGAGAGCGCCTGCGTACGCGTGCCCCTCGTGCGCCAGGCGATCGGCGTGAACGGCCTCGTGTCCGACGCGGGCGCGCGCGAGCACCTCGCCGGCGCCCTCGCGCGGCTCGCCGCTAGCGCACCGGCGGCGGCTTCCCCTCCGCGGTAG
- a CDS encoding RNA-binding S4 domain-containing protein, whose product MERDIRIRGDTIRLGQLLKLAGVVGSGSEVKDLLAWDPVLVNGEPEDRRGRQLRAGDVVRIGEEELHVIGA is encoded by the coding sequence GTGGAACGCGACATTCGGATCAGGGGAGACACGATCCGCCTCGGTCAGCTGCTCAAGCTCGCGGGCGTGGTGGGCAGTGGCAGCGAGGTGAAGGATCTGCTCGCCTGGGATCCGGTGCTCGTCAACGGCGAGCCGGAGGACAGGCGCGGCCGCCAGCTGCGCGCGGGAGACGTGGTTCGCATTGGGGAAGAGGAGCTCCACGTAATCGGCGCTTAG
- a CDS encoding DUF5996 family protein — protein MGWPSLRYEEWKPTCDTLHAHTQVLGKLAAVLAPPEPQLQHAALQLSARGWETHPLPAPDGSGAFVACLDLHVHEAVIEHSGGGIRRVPLTLNRGVGEVTRDVLEAVREIAGEVTLDTTPQEVPWSVPLDEDEEHATYDTAHVGVYFEMATRAALVLADFRAPYRGRSTPMNAWWGSFDLAVNLFSGQPADPPSDDYIMRNAMDSQEVAVGWWPGDGRYGKPAFYAYAHPAPEGFSGGRLDPDAARWDDALGEFILDWEDVIAQPDPHAYALEFARSAFRHACAVCEWDPELSATAEGKPPPVR, from the coding sequence ATGGGCTGGCCGTCGCTCCGGTACGAGGAGTGGAAACCCACGTGCGACACGCTGCACGCCCACACGCAGGTGCTCGGCAAGCTCGCGGCGGTTCTCGCGCCTCCGGAGCCGCAGCTCCAGCACGCGGCTCTGCAGCTCTCGGCTCGCGGCTGGGAGACGCATCCCCTGCCGGCGCCGGACGGCTCCGGGGCTTTCGTCGCGTGCCTCGATCTCCACGTGCACGAGGCGGTGATCGAGCACAGCGGCGGGGGTATCCGGCGGGTGCCGCTCACGCTGAACCGAGGCGTTGGTGAGGTCACGCGGGACGTGCTCGAGGCGGTACGCGAGATCGCCGGCGAGGTCACTCTCGACACCACGCCACAGGAGGTGCCGTGGAGCGTGCCGCTCGACGAGGACGAGGAGCACGCGACGTACGACACCGCTCATGTGGGCGTGTATTTCGAGATGGCCACACGCGCGGCGCTCGTGCTGGCGGACTTCCGGGCGCCGTACCGCGGCCGGTCCACGCCCATGAACGCCTGGTGGGGCTCGTTCGACCTCGCGGTGAACCTCTTCTCGGGGCAGCCGGCCGACCCGCCGTCGGACGACTACATCATGCGCAACGCCATGGACTCCCAGGAGGTGGCCGTGGGATGGTGGCCGGGCGACGGCCGCTACGGGAAGCCGGCTTTCTATGCGTACGCACACCCCGCGCCCGAGGGTTTCTCGGGTGGCCGGCTCGACCCGGACGCGGCGCGCTGGGACGACGCACTCGGCGAGTTCATCCTCGACTGGGAGGACGTGATCGCGCAGCCCGATCCGCACGCCTACGCGCTGGAGTTCGCCCGCTCGGCGTTCAGGCACGCGTGCGCGGTGTGCGAATGGGACCCGGAGCTGTCCGCTACCGCGGAGGGGAAGCCGCCGCCGGTGCGCTAG
- a CDS encoding PASTA domain-containing protein, protein MTRKRYSLVAVAVGVLLATAPAHAATIGTSTAPAGTSPGSCGPGVIGQWSSDPAMPYEVPAGGGRVTQWQLNTSGGNPGDQVTFVLLRPNSGRTAYNVVGTDTEPLPNPLPAVASFNVATPIPADAGDTMGVFAPSSSVTCYFQGGSLSLMDQAMALGPSGSSTPAPGQTLPVAETGSQIVTNVAATIQQSEDVAVTAAAGPAGAAAGSLGQLSALVTNGGVSGGPVTVVDNVPAGLAVNSAVAGGGTCSVAGQTVTCAIASLAPGASVPVVVTVVPTHAGSYANTFSATPASFPDPNLGNNNASATLSVGPAVVPVSNACVVPPLGGVSLRVAKRILRALHCKPGKVSRAHSRKVPRGAVIRTTPSTGDFAAGKKVNLTISSGKAKKKKRHGH, encoded by the coding sequence ATGACTCGCAAGCGGTACTCACTCGTAGCTGTTGCCGTCGGCGTGCTTCTCGCCACGGCGCCCGCCCATGCCGCCACGATCGGCACCTCGACGGCGCCGGCCGGCACGTCACCCGGCTCCTGTGGTCCGGGCGTCATCGGCCAGTGGAGCAGCGACCCTGCCATGCCCTACGAGGTACCGGCGGGCGGCGGGCGGGTCACTCAGTGGCAGCTCAACACGTCGGGCGGCAACCCTGGCGACCAGGTGACGTTCGTGCTCCTACGCCCGAACTCCGGGCGGACCGCCTACAACGTGGTGGGAACCGACACCGAGCCGCTGCCGAACCCGCTTCCCGCTGTCGCATCCTTCAACGTCGCCACCCCGATCCCGGCAGACGCCGGCGACACCATGGGCGTGTTCGCACCGTCATCCAGCGTGACCTGCTATTTCCAGGGCGGCTCACTCTCCTTGATGGATCAGGCGATGGCGCTGGGGCCGAGCGGTAGTTCGACACCCGCGCCCGGTCAGACGCTGCCGGTCGCTGAGACCGGCTCGCAGATCGTGACGAACGTCGCTGCGACCATTCAGCAGTCCGAAGACGTCGCCGTCACGGCCGCGGCGGGGCCCGCGGGAGCGGCCGCCGGGAGCCTTGGCCAGCTCTCCGCGCTCGTGACGAACGGGGGAGTTTCAGGAGGCCCGGTGACCGTGGTGGACAACGTGCCTGCCGGCCTCGCGGTCAACTCCGCTGTGGCGGGCGGTGGCACCTGCTCGGTGGCCGGCCAGACGGTGACCTGTGCGATCGCCTCGCTCGCTCCGGGGGCCTCCGTCCCCGTGGTGGTCACCGTGGTGCCGACCCATGCCGGAAGCTACGCGAACACCTTCTCCGCGACCCCCGCGTCGTTCCCCGATCCGAACCTCGGAAACAACAACGCCAGCGCCACGCTGAGCGTCGGGCCCGCGGTGGTGCCGGTGAGCAACGCGTGCGTCGTTCCCCCGCTGGGCGGCGTCTCGCTCCGGGTGGCCAAGCGGATCCTGCGCGCCCTCCACTGCAAGCCCGGAAAGGTGAGCCGCGCACACTCGCGCAAGGTGCCTCGGGGCGCCGTGATAAGGACCACGCCGTCGACGGGCGACTTCGCCGCGGGCAAGAAGGTCAACCTGACGATCTCCTCGGGGAAGGCGAAGAAGAAGAAGCGGCACGGGCACTGA
- a CDS encoding Ig-like domain-containing protein: protein MSGSQPGDQRLLFAFTLFIVLFCAVLALALPRPAAADCPASGCGGGGTVTENFTHTLTVTRPSSGTITSTPSAISCPAGSGGTCTKSQTQSIDCPIDSAPCDEPTTGWNSYTLSASGGPSGFAASWSGACSGSSCSVTLDADRTVSLTWIDVTNPSVSVSPGSVKVGTILNASAAASDNAGIAKVEFWLDGSLKATDTTAPYGASIPMGSYAQGSAHTLMARAYDTSGRVADSSSTVTVDKVVNLTLGALPAYTNATTVPLSIGTDPDASMKCSLNGGPASTCAGTYSPLSSPADGTYTYHVVATDDVGNVASGSRTFTVDRTAPAASFTDGPSEGAIVGSGPLSFKFSYTDLTPTTVTCSLDGAAFAACDSADSQTLDGLAPGSNHTFTVNFVDSAGNVTQLVRHFSVAAAPPSGTGSGTGGSGPGGGGGSQSVLGAGPAASKAKLSSGFKVAGKNTLVRKLVLTGVPNGATVTVHCHGHGCPFRSKTFRAKHGKVSLSKVFKGRKLGKGAKIELDVTVPGAPKQVFKLTTRAGKKPLLRHS from the coding sequence GTGTCCGGCTCGCAGCCCGGCGACCAGCGTCTGCTGTTCGCGTTCACCCTGTTCATAGTTCTTTTCTGCGCGGTGCTTGCGCTCGCGCTTCCACGCCCGGCCGCGGCCGACTGCCCAGCAAGCGGGTGCGGCGGCGGCGGGACCGTCACCGAGAATTTCACGCACACGCTCACGGTCACCCGGCCGTCGAGCGGCACGATCACGAGCACTCCCTCGGCCATCAGCTGCCCGGCCGGCAGTGGCGGCACGTGCACGAAGTCGCAGACGCAGTCGATCGACTGCCCCATCGACTCTGCTCCCTGCGACGAGCCCACCACCGGCTGGAACAGCTACACGCTCAGCGCTAGTGGCGGCCCGTCCGGATTCGCCGCGAGCTGGTCCGGCGCATGCTCCGGCTCGAGTTGCAGCGTCACATTGGACGCCGACAGGACTGTGTCGCTCACATGGATCGACGTGACCAACCCGTCCGTCTCCGTCTCGCCGGGCAGCGTGAAGGTGGGCACGATCCTCAACGCGAGTGCGGCCGCCTCGGACAACGCAGGAATCGCGAAGGTCGAGTTCTGGCTCGACGGCTCGCTGAAGGCGACCGACACGACCGCTCCCTACGGCGCCTCAATCCCGATGGGTAGTTACGCCCAGGGTTCGGCGCACACCCTTATGGCGCGTGCCTATGACACGAGCGGGCGTGTCGCCGACTCCTCGTCGACGGTCACCGTCGACAAGGTGGTCAATCTCACGCTCGGCGCTCTGCCGGCGTACACGAACGCCACGACCGTGCCGCTCTCGATTGGCACCGACCCTGACGCGAGCATGAAGTGCTCGCTGAACGGCGGTCCCGCCAGTACTTGCGCGGGCACATACAGCCCGCTTTCGTCGCCGGCCGATGGCACCTACACCTACCACGTGGTCGCCACCGACGACGTGGGCAACGTGGCCAGCGGCAGCCGGACCTTCACCGTGGACCGCACAGCTCCGGCCGCCTCGTTCACGGACGGGCCGAGCGAAGGCGCGATCGTAGGCAGCGGGCCGCTCAGTTTCAAGTTCAGCTACACGGACCTCACCCCGACGACGGTCACCTGCTCGCTCGATGGCGCGGCGTTCGCCGCCTGTGACAGCGCGGACTCGCAGACGCTCGACGGCCTCGCGCCGGGCAGCAACCACACGTTCACGGTCAACTTCGTGGACTCCGCCGGGAACGTGACCCAGCTGGTGCGCCACTTCTCCGTTGCGGCGGCGCCTCCAAGCGGCACGGGCAGCGGCACGGGTGGCTCCGGCCCCGGCGGCGGCGGCGGCTCCCAGAGCGTCCTCGGCGCCGGCCCGGCGGCCAGCAAGGCCAAGCTGTCGAGCGGCTTCAAGGTGGCGGGCAAGAACACGCTGGTGAGGAAGCTCGTGCTCACCGGTGTGCCGAACGGCGCCACGGTGACCGTGCACTGCCACGGCCATGGCTGCCCGTTCAGGTCAAAGACCTTCAGGGCGAAGCACGGCAAGGTGTCGCTGTCGAAGGTCTTCAAGGGCCGCAAGCTCGGCAAGGGCGCGAAGATCGAGCTGGACGTGACCGTTCCGGGCGCGCCCAAGCAGGTCTTCAAGCTCACCACGCGCGCGGGCAAGAAGCCGCTGCTGCGGCACAGCTAG
- a CDS encoding MmcQ/YjbR family DNA-binding protein, with product MATWDDVRRLALALPETSERISRENAQWTVKDKLFVWERPLRKSDLNALGDSAPAGPILGARVEHELAKQALIEDNPAVFFTTPHFDGYPAILVQLEKISAEDLEEVVTEAWLVRAPKRLAEQYLAENA from the coding sequence ATGGCCACCTGGGACGACGTCCGGCGTCTCGCGCTGGCACTGCCGGAGACGAGTGAGCGCATCTCGCGCGAGAACGCGCAGTGGACCGTGAAGGACAAGCTGTTCGTGTGGGAGCGCCCGCTCAGGAAGTCCGACCTGAACGCGCTCGGGGACAGTGCCCCCGCGGGACCGATCCTCGGCGCGCGGGTCGAGCACGAGCTCGCAAAGCAGGCGCTCATCGAGGACAACCCGGCCGTCTTCTTCACCACGCCGCACTTCGACGGCTATCCGGCGATCCTGGTGCAGCTCGAGAAGATCAGTGCCGAGGACCTCGAAGAGGTGGTGACCGAGGCGTGGCTCGTGCGAGCGCCCAAGCGCCTGGCCGAGCAGTACCTCGCAGAGAACGCGTGA
- a CDS encoding lysophospholipid acyltransferase family protein has protein sequence MTAPEPMTRGYRIAMKVCSPIVRRWARLEVEGLEHMPEHGSVLLAGNHDSYWDPVAIGVAALPRRQIRALAKSSLWKIKGLDRVLDSMGQIPIERGKKDERAMQRAIDELRAGACIGIFPEGTRSLGRELRARSGFGRLAAAVPEAEIVCVAVTGTVDIPRFPTRPRVWVKFFRPAEGGLAEGEEAAALAIRLLEEIRGHAPIAVAGRKRRRKHPVAA, from the coding sequence ATGACCGCGCCTGAGCCGATGACCCGGGGCTACCGGATCGCGATGAAGGTCTGCTCGCCGATCGTCCGCCGCTGGGCACGGCTCGAGGTGGAGGGCCTCGAGCACATGCCGGAGCACGGGTCGGTGCTGCTCGCGGGCAACCACGACTCGTACTGGGATCCCGTGGCGATAGGCGTTGCCGCGCTTCCTCGGCGTCAGATACGCGCGCTGGCCAAGTCGTCGCTCTGGAAGATCAAGGGGCTCGATCGAGTGCTCGACAGCATGGGGCAGATCCCGATCGAGCGCGGGAAGAAGGACGAGAGGGCGATGCAGAGGGCCATCGACGAGCTGCGCGCGGGCGCCTGCATCGGCATCTTTCCGGAGGGCACGCGCAGCCTGGGGCGTGAGCTGCGGGCGCGCAGCGGCTTCGGCCGCCTGGCCGCGGCCGTTCCGGAGGCCGAGATCGTGTGCGTAGCGGTCACAGGCACGGTGGACATTCCGCGCTTCCCCACTCGCCCGCGCGTGTGGGTGAAGTTCTTCAGGCCGGCGGAGGGCGGCCTTGCCGAGGGCGAGGAGGCGGCGGCGCTGGCGATCAGGCTGCTCGAGGAGATTCGCGGACACGCTCCGATAGCGGTGGCCGGGCGGAAGCGCCGGCGCAAGCACCCCGTCGCAGCCTGA